A window from Citrus sinensis cultivar Valencia sweet orange chromosome 3, DVS_A1.0, whole genome shotgun sequence encodes these proteins:
- the LOC102607839 gene encoding 2-hydroxy-palmitic acid dioxygenase MPO1, which yields MGKSGLLDLEKHFAFYGAYHSNKINVLIHTLFVWPILFSTLIFLHFTPSVCDFSDKVSFLPCGLFGHALVFNLGFLFTLIYASFYYCLDKKAGSLAALLCFACWVGASLLSNRLGFSLAWKVAVAAQLICWTGQFLGHGIFEKRAPALLDNLIQALLMAPFFVLLEVLQVFGYEPYPGFHANVEAKIRAEIKEWQDKKQKKIS from the exons ATGGGAAAATCCGGACTGCTTGATCTTGAAAAGCACTTTGCTTTCTACGGGGCATATCACAGCAACAAAATTAACGTATTGATACACACTTTGTTTGTGTGGCCGATTCTCTTTTCTACGCTTATTTTCTTGCACTTCACACCCTCCGTGTGTGATTTTTCTGATAAAGTTTCATTCCTGCCATGTGGGTTGTTTGGTCATGCCCTGGTTTTCAACCTTGGATTCTTGTTTACGCTGATCTATGCTTCGTTCTATTATTGTTTGGATAAAAAAGCTGGTTCTTTGGCTGCTTTGCTTTGTTTTGCCTGTTGGGTTGGCGCCAGTCTGCTGTCTAATAGACTTGGTTTCTCTCTTGCTTGGAag GTTGCAGTGGCAGCACAGTTAATCTGTTGGACCGGACAGTTTCTTGGTCATGGTATTTTTGAG AAAAGGGCACCAGCTCTTCTGGATAACCTCATTCAAGCCTTGTTGATGGCTCCTTTCTTCGTGCTGCTCGAG GTCCTCCAAGTCTTCGGGTATGAACCATATCCAGGATTTCATGCAAATGTTGAAGCAAAGATACGAGCTGAAATCAAGGAATGGCaagacaaaaaacaaaagaaaatttcatag
- the LOC102607542 gene encoding pentatricopeptide repeat-containing protein At4g21065-like yields the protein MTINYLCRPKSNMKIPFCSLAKSKFNPYSFSSNLATKATTPKEKSKITLKESDLMYLFKKCSNARDVTQLHAQIIRSGQNQTLFVIGKIIVFCAVSDQGDMGYAASVFANIESPDGFLWNTMIRGFSKNCKPVKAFEYYKIMQENGFLSDNFTLSFLLKACGQLGSVVLGQQMHCSALKHGLHSHEFVRSALIHMYGMVTDIETASQLFEEIPEPELVAWNIIIDCHVGCGKYKEALNLFLRMFTSGIEPDEATILVTLSACSALGALDSGRWVHSCVDGTRLNGITTVSNSLINMYAKCGAVEEAFELFNKMKGKNIISWNTMILALATHGHAKEALALFEKMFRDNLERPDDVTFLGVLCACSHGGMVDEGRRYFDIMCKEYHIKPTIRHYGCMVDILSRAGFVEEAYQLIRSMPMESNAIVWRTQLAACQLHGKVELGEKAWRYLSELEPDHSSDYVVLANMYASAGQWNEVQRVRKSMQDMGIQKSEPGKSFIGTDLDKMSDLGYVKTCPHQGRQ from the coding sequence ATGACCATCAACTACCTTTGCCGCCCAAAATCtaatatgaaaattcctttttgTTCTCTTGCCAAGTCAAAGTTTAATCCCTATTCATTCTCTTCCAATCTAGCAACCAAAGCAACAACTCCCAAAGAGAAATCTAAAATCACATTAAAGGAATCAGACCTTATGTACCTTTTCAAGAAATGTTCGAACGCGAGGGATGTAACCCAACTCCATGCGCAGATAATCCGATCTGGGCAAAATCAAACACTGTTTGTAATCGGCAAAATCATCGTTTTTTGTGCCGTTTCAGATCAGGGAGACATGGGCTACGCCGCCTCAGTTTTCGCGAACATTGAAAGCCCCGATGGGTTTTTATGGAATACCATGATTAGAGGGTTTAGCAAGAACTGTAAGCCTGTAAAAGCTTTTGAGTACTATAAGATTATGCAAGAGAATGGCTTTTTGTCTGATAATTTCACTCTCTCGTTCTTGCTCAAGGCATGTGGGCAGCTGGGGTCAGTTGTTTTAGGGCAACAAATGCACTGCAGTGCCCTGAAACATGGGTTGCACTCTCATGAGTTTGTTAGGAGTGCCCTCATTCACATGTATGGCATGGTTACGGACATTGAAACAGCTAGCCAGCTGTTTGAGGAAATTCCTGAACCAGAATTAGTGGCTTGGAATATCATTATAGATTGTCATGTCGGCTGTGGCAAGTACAAAGAAGCACTTAATTTGTTCTTGAGAATGTTCACCAGTGGCATAGAGCCTGATGAGGCTACAATTCTCGTGACCCTCTCGGCTTGTTCTGCTTTGGGTGCTTTGGATTCTGGGAGATGGGTTCATTCTTGTGTTGATGGAACTCGTCTCAATGGCATTACTACGGTTTCCAATTCACTAATTAATATGTATGCAAAGTGTGGAGCTGTGGAAGAAGCGTTCGAGCTCTTCAATAAGATGAAGGGGAAGAACATAATATCTTGGAACACGATGATTCTTGCCCTAGCAACACATGGACACGCCAAGGAGGCATTGGCGCTCTTTGAGAAAATGTTTCGAGACAATCTTGAGAGACCCGATGATGTCACTTTCTTGGGGGTTTTGTGCGCCTGCAGCCATGGAGGAATGGTTGACGAAGGGAGGAGATACTTTGATATAATGTGCAAAGAGTATCATATTAAACCAACCATAAGGCACTACGGATGCATGGTTGATATTCTGAGTCGAGCAGGGTTTGTGGAGGAGGCTTATCAACTGATAAGAAGCATGCCAATGGAAAGTAATGCCATCGTATGGAGGACACAGTTGGCTGCCTGTCAACTGCATGGAAAAGTTGAACTCGGGGAGAAGGCGTGGAGGTATCTTTCGGAGTTGGAGCCAGATCACAGCAGTGATTACGTTGTTCTTGCAAACATGTATGCAAGCGCGGGACAATGGAATGAAGTACAGAGAGTGCGGAAGTCGATGCAGGACATGGGAATTCAGAAATCAGAGCCTGGTAAAAGCTTCATTGGCACCGACCTTGATAAGATGTCAGATTTGGGGTATGTTAAAACTTGTCCTCATCAAGGCCGCCAATGA
- the LOC102608132 gene encoding NAC domain-containing protein 100, with the protein MENVSGVGKEDDQMDLPPGFRFHPTDEELITHYLYKKVLDVCFSCRAIGDVDLNKNEPWELPWKAKMGEKEWYFFCMRDRKYPTGLRTNRATVSGYWKATGKDKEIYRGKSLVGMKKTLVFYRGRAPKGEKSSWVMHEYRLDGKFSVHSLPKTAKNEWVLCRVFQKGSGGKKTHISGLAGLGSFGNELGPPGLPPLMDSSPDNGSKTIKSVADSAYVSCFSNSIDLQRNQKTTTTIENFFNNPPPISVSSNCPDVFPRIPLSSNSFYSPLSVPVPSHAQFPGSVFMQDHSILRALIENQGSNMSQSFKTEREMISVSQDTGLTADMNPEISSVVSNLEMVKRPFNDHDAPSTSAGPVDFDCFWNY; encoded by the exons ATGGAAAACGTTTCTGGAGTTGGAAAGGAAGATGACCAGATGGATTTGCCGCCTGGTTTCAGATTCCATCCAACTGACGAAGAGCTTATCACTCACTATTTGTACAAGAAAGTTCTTGATGTTTGCTTCTCTTGTAGAGCTATTGGAGATGTTGATCTGAACAAAAATGAACCTTGGGAATTGCCTT GGAAAGCAAAGATGGGAGAGAAAGAATGGTACTTTTTCTGCATGAGGGATAGGAAATATCCAACTGGTTTGAGGACTAACAGGGCGACTGTATCTGGTTATTGGAAAGCCACGGGGAAAGACAAGGAGATTTACAGAGGAAAATCTCTAGTTGGAATGAAAAAGACTCTTGTTTTTTACAGGGGAAGAGCCCCAAAAGGGGAGAAATCAAGCTGGGTCATGCACGAATACAGATTGGACGGCAAATTCTCTGTTCATAGTCTCCCCAAAACTGCCAAA AATGAGTGGGTGCTTTGCCGGGTGTTTCAGAAGGGTTCTGGTGGGAAAAAGACTCATATTTCAGGGCTAGCGGGATTAGGGTCTTTTGGAAATGAATTGGGTCCTCCTGGCTTGCCACCATTAATGGATTCATCTCCTGATAATGGCAGCAAGACCATCAAATCTGTTGCCGATTCGGCTTACGTGTCCTGCTTCTCCAATTCTATTGATcttcaaagaaatcaaaaaaccaccaccaccattgaaaattttttcaacaatccTCCTCCCATCTCTGTGTCTTCAAACTGTCCTGATGTTTTTCCAAGAATCCCACTCTCTTCAAACTCATTCTATTCTCCTTTATCGGTCCCGGTTCCATCACACGCGCAATTCCCAGGCTCTGTTTTCATGCAAGACCACTCAATCTTAAGGGCCTTAATTGAAAACCAAGGATCAAACATGAGCCAGAGTTTCAAAACAGAAAGGGAAATGATCAGTGTTTCACAAGACACAGGCCTCACTGCTGACATGAACCCTGAAATCTCCTCAGTTGTGTCCAACCTTGAAATGGTGAAGAGGCCATTTAATGATCATGATGCTCCTTCAACTTCAGCTGGACCAGTGGATTTTGACTGTTTTTGGAATTACTGA
- the LOC102624983 gene encoding transcription factor MYB106-like — translation MGRSPCSDTNGLKRGPWTPEEDQKLLDYIKKHGHGSWRSLPEKADLQRCGKSCRLRWTNYLRPDIKRGKFSLHEEQTIIQLHALLGNRWSAIAAHLPKRTDNEIKNYWNTHIKKRLARMGIDPMTHRPKIPSLASADGDPKKASNLSHMAQWENARLEAEARLVRESKPKQNDQQNSEGPVSASANKQLNRMATTYTSTRPRCLDILKAWESTICNINGSIISFGDGSYLESPPSILQFSEDRQQAAAMSSLENMNKNLDFVYDAGGSAGDAWNIVGSSSVNNAGDENFIEGFSCDHHMNNNNNNNNIGGDQESSNNYCWNELISVVECRQPNTTPFYTSGC, via the exons ATGGGGAGGTCTCCTTGCAGTGACACAAATGGTTTGAAGAGAGGTCCCTGGACACCTGAAGAGGATCAGAAACTCTTggattatattaaaaaacatgGCCATGGAAGCTGGCGTTCTTTGCCTGAGAAAGCTG ATCTTCAGAGATGTGGGAAGAGCTGCAGATTGAGATGGACTAATTATCTGAGGCCTGATATCAAGAGAGGGAAGTTCAGCCTTCACGAAGAACAAACCATCATTCAGCTTCACGCTCTTTTGGGCAACAG gTGGTCTGCTATAGCTGCTCATTTACCAAAGAGAACGGACAACGAGATCAAGAATTATTGGAACACACACATTAAAAAACGGCTAGCCCGGATGGGCATTGATCCGATGACTCACAGGCCGAAGATTCCCAGTCTTGCCTCGGCCGATGGTGACCCCAAGAAAGCATCAAACCTCAGTCACATGGCTCAGTGGGAGAATGCTAGACTCGAAGCCGAGGCTAGGTTGGTGAGAGAGTCTAAGCCCAAGCAAAATGATCAACAAAACTCTGAAGGGCCTGTTTCAGCATCAGCTAATAAGCAACTCAACAGAATGGCTACTACGTATACTAGTACTAGACCACGATGCCTGGACATACTTAAAGCCTGGGAAAGTACCATATGCAATATTAATGGTAGCATCATTAGTTTTGGCGATGGTAGCTATCTTGAATCACCCCCGTCGATATTGCAATTTTCCGAGGACAGACAGCAAGCTGCTGCAATGTCGTCTTTGGAAAACATGAACAAGAATTTGGACTTTGTTTATGATGCCGGGGGCAGCGCCGGCGACGCATGGAATATCGTCGGAAGCTCCAGTGTTAATAACGCAGGAGATGAGAATTTCATTGAAGGATTCTCTTGTGATCATCATatgaacaataataataataataataatattggcGGTGATCAAGAGAGCAGCAACAATTATTGTTGGAATGAGCTTATCAGTGTTGTAGAATGTAGACAGCCAAATACGACACCGTTTTACACTAGCGGCTGCTAG